The Amblyomma americanum isolate KBUSLIRL-KWMA chromosome 5, ASM5285725v1, whole genome shotgun sequence genome window below encodes:
- the Srp54k gene encoding signal recognition particle 54k: MVLADLGRKITNALRSLSNATIINKEVLDSMLKEICTALLEADINIKLVKQLRENVRSVIDIDEMAAGLNKRRMIQSAVFKELIKLVDPGVKAWQPTKGKNNVIMFVGLQGSGKTTTCTKLAYHYLKKGWKTCLVCADTFRAGAFDQLKQNATKARIPFYGSYTEVDPVVIAQEGVEKFKAEGFEIIVVDTSGRHKQEDSLFEEMLQVSNATNPDNIIFVMDASIGQACEAQARAFKEKVDVGAVIVTKLDGHAKGGGALSAVAATRSPIIFIGTGEHIDDFEPFKVKPFISKLLGMGDIEGLIDKVNELKLDDNEELIEKLKHGEFTLRDMYEQFQNIMKMGPFSQIMGMIPGFSSDFMTKGNEQESMGRLKKLMTIMDSMNDQELDHREGAKLFSRQTGRVTRVARGAGVTTREVQELLAQYTKFAAMVKKMGGIKGLFKGGDMAKNVNQAQMNKLNQQMAKMMDPRVLHQMGGFSGLQNMMRQLQGAASGNVNNLMSMGK, translated from the exons ATGGTTTTAGCCGACTTGGGCCGCAAGATCACTAACGCGTTGCGGTCGCTAAGCAATGCGACCATTATCAACAAAGAG GTGCTCGATTCTATGCTAAAGGAGATATGCACAGCCCTTCTAGAAGCCGACATCAACATCAAGCTTGTCAAGCAGCTCAGGGAAAATGTCAG ATCGGTCATCGACATCGACGAGATGGCAGCCGGGTTGAACAAGCGGCGGATGATCCAGTCTGCCGTGTTCAAGGAGCTGATCAAG CTCGTGGACCCTGGCGTGAAGGCCTGGCAGCCAACTAAGGGCAAGAACAACGTCATCATGTTCGTTGGTCTCCAGGGTAGCGGCAAGACCACCACCTGCACAAAG CTGGCGTACCACTACCTGAAGAAAGGATGGAAGACATGCCTGGTGTGCGCCGATACCTTCCGAGCAGGTGCCTTCGATCAGCTGAAGCAGAACGCCACCAAGGCCAGGATTCCCTTTTACGGGAG CTACACAGAGGTGGACCCAGTGGTGATCGCCCAGGAGGGTGTGGAGAAGTTCAAAGCCGAGGGCTTTGAGATCATCGTCGTCGACACGAGTGGTCGGCACAAGCAGGAGGACTCGCTCTTCGAGGAGATGTTGCAAGTGTCCAATGCCACT AACCCAGACAACATTATCTTCGTCATGGACGCATCAATTGGTCAAGCCTGTGAAGCTCAG GCGCGTGCCTTCAAAGAGAAAGTGGATGTCGGTGCCGTCATCGTCACGAAGTTGGACGGCCATGCAAAAGGTGGTGGAGCCCTCAGCGC GGTGGCAGCCACACGTAGTCCAATCATCTTCATAGGTACCGGGGAACACATAGACGACTTTGAGCCGTTCAAGGTCAAGCCCTTCATCAGCAAACTGTTGG GCATGGGTGACATTGAGGGTCTCATCGACAAGGTCAACGAACTCAAGCTCGACGACAACGAGGAGCTCATCGAGAAGCTCAAGCACGGCGAGTTCACCCTGCGGGATATGTACGAGCAGTTCCAGAACATCATGAAGATGGGACCCTTCAGCCAGATCATG GGCATGATTCCAGGCTTCAGCAGCGACTTCATGACAAAAGGAAATGAGCAGGAATCCATGGGCAGGCTAAAAAAACTTATGACCATCATGGACAGCATGAATGACCAAG AGTTGGACCACCGGGAAGGGGCCAAGCTGTTCTCGCGGCAGACGGGGCGGGTCACGAGGGTCGCCCGAGGCGCTGGCGTCACCACCCGGGAGGTGCAGGAGCTCCTGGCGCAGTACACCAAGTTTGCCGCCATGGTCAAGAAGATGGGCGGCATCAAGGGGCTCTTCAAGG GCGGCGACATGGCAAAGAATGTGAACCAGGCCCAAATGAACAAGCTGAATCAGCAGATGGCGAAGATGATGGATCCCCGCGTCCTACACCAGATGG GTGGATTCTCCGGTCTCCAGAACATGATGAGACAACTCCAAGGTGCTGCTAGCGGAAACGTCAACAACCTCATGAGCATGGGAAAATGA